A single genomic interval of Syntrophales bacterium harbors:
- the murC gene encoding UDP-N-acetylmuramate--L-alanine ligase, producing the protein MAETGTRNFMRRKIGHIHFIGIGGIGMSGIAEVLLNLGYRVSGSDLQCTDTTERLRLLGVRLYYGHAAANLGNAQAVVTSTAIPSGNPEVDEARRRGIPVIPRAEMLAELLRMKESVAVSGCHGKTTTTSMISSILSFGGLDPTMVIGGKLLSIGTNARLGSGDIIVAEADESDGSFLGLAPLIAVITNIDREHLDYYRDIDEIKDAFVQFANSVPFYGATILGVDCGHVRDILPRIKRRVITYGVSEEADYRACDISFHRMSSHYTLSSDGETHKRIQLMVPGLFNVSNSLAAIAAARELDMTLPDIMKGIESYTGVQRRLEIKGSREGILVVDDYGHHPTEIRETLKAARQVWGGRITVVFQPHRYSRTRALFEEFIGAFNDADRVILTDIYGAREAAIPGVHASLLSEAIEKGGHGDVRYIAGFDDIVSFLRSETSAPDTIITLGAGNVWKVGEAFLEAGDDAKGPER; encoded by the coding sequence ATGGCGGAAACCGGGACACGGAACTTCATGCGCCGCAAGATCGGCCACATCCATTTCATCGGCATAGGCGGCATCGGCATGAGCGGAATAGCCGAGGTTCTGCTGAACCTGGGGTATCGCGTCAGCGGATCTGACCTTCAGTGTACGGATACCACGGAACGGCTGCGGCTCCTTGGTGTCCGCCTGTACTACGGCCACGCGGCGGCCAACCTGGGGAACGCCCAGGCGGTAGTTACATCCACGGCGATTCCTTCGGGCAATCCGGAGGTCGATGAAGCCCGGCGACGGGGTATCCCCGTCATACCCAGGGCGGAAATGCTTGCGGAACTACTCAGGATGAAAGAGTCCGTTGCCGTTTCCGGCTGTCACGGAAAAACGACGACCACCTCGATGATATCGTCGATACTTTCTTTCGGCGGACTCGATCCCACCATGGTGATAGGCGGCAAGCTTCTGAGCATCGGCACCAACGCCCGCCTCGGGAGCGGCGACATCATTGTGGCTGAAGCCGACGAGAGCGACGGATCCTTTCTTGGACTGGCACCGTTGATTGCGGTCATCACCAACATTGATCGGGAGCATCTCGATTATTACCGTGACATCGATGAGATCAAGGATGCCTTTGTCCAGTTCGCCAATTCCGTTCCCTTTTACGGTGCAACGATCCTGGGTGTCGATTGTGGGCACGTGAGGGATATCCTGCCCCGGATCAAGCGACGGGTCATTACCTACGGGGTTTCTGAAGAGGCCGATTACCGGGCCTGTGACATCTCGTTTCACCGGATGTCATCGCATTACACCCTCTCGTCGGACGGTGAAACCCATAAGAGAATACAGCTCATGGTACCCGGTCTTTTCAATGTTTCAAATTCCCTGGCGGCCATCGCGGCGGCCCGGGAACTCGACATGACCCTTCCCGATATCATGAAGGGGATCGAAAGCTATACCGGTGTCCAGCGAAGGCTGGAAATCAAGGGGTCCCGGGAGGGTATCCTCGTGGTCGACGATTACGGCCACCACCCCACGGAAATTCGGGAGACGCTGAAAGCGGCCCGGCAGGTGTGGGGCGGCCGCATCACCGTCGTGTTCCAGCCTCACCGCTATTCCCGAACGAGGGCCCTGTTCGAGGAGTTTATCGGGGCTTTCAACGATGCCGACAGGGTGATCCTGACAGACATCTACGGTGCGCGTGAAGCGGCCATTCCCGGCGTTCACGCCTCGCTGCTCAGCGAGGCCATCGAGAAGGGAGGGCACGGGGATGTCCGTTACATTGCCGGGTTCGATGACATCGTGTCATTTCTGCGGAGTGAAACATCGGCCCCGGATACGATCATTACGCTCGGGGCGGGGAACGTCTGGAAGGTAGGCGAGGCTTTCCTTGAAGCAGGTGATGATGCAAAGGGGCCCGAACGGTGA
- the murB gene encoding UDP-N-acetylmuramate dehydrogenase, giving the protein MMQRGPNGEADADGDLTGELMDGAEKIDMERTLREIVSGSVRSRESMDRHTSLGVGGIADFFVEPAHTRELERLVAFLSGRNVPFFPLGNGTNLIVRDGGYRGIVISLKNLQHMEIRHDSPENPSMYAEAGVPLARIVEAALRESLTGIEFCAGIPGTLGGALRMNAGAWGGAMNDIVTSLFLVTPRGTVGEWEAKRLSFSYRNLDIPENSIITAALLSLVLGDSGKIRNRINENMARRRQRHPLSLRSAGSIFKNPSSAPAGRIIEEAGLKGARVGDAVVSELHGNFIVNDGKATAGDVLTLIDRLRDRVKELTGLELEREVIVIGEEP; this is encoded by the coding sequence ATGATGCAAAGGGGCCCGAACGGTGAGGCGGATGCCGACGGGGATTTGACGGGAGAACTCATGGACGGGGCTGAAAAAATCGACATGGAGAGAACGCTTCGGGAGATTGTCTCCGGTTCCGTGCGCTCCCGAGAGTCCATGGACCGTCATACATCGCTCGGCGTAGGCGGTATCGCGGACTTCTTCGTCGAACCGGCGCATACCCGGGAACTGGAACGGCTGGTCGCCTTCCTGTCGGGAAGAAACGTTCCCTTCTTCCCGCTTGGAAACGGCACAAACCTGATCGTTCGGGACGGCGGCTACCGGGGGATCGTGATATCCCTGAAAAACCTTCAGCACATGGAGATTCGACATGACTCACCGGAGAATCCTTCGATGTATGCTGAAGCGGGTGTTCCCCTGGCGCGCATAGTTGAAGCAGCCCTCAGGGAATCACTGACGGGTATCGAGTTCTGTGCCGGAATTCCGGGGACCCTGGGAGGCGCGCTGCGCATGAACGCCGGTGCCTGGGGAGGAGCGATGAACGATATCGTAACTTCCCTGTTTCTGGTGACGCCCAGGGGAACAGTCGGGGAATGGGAGGCGAAGAGGCTGTCTTTTTCATACCGTAATCTGGATATTCCGGAAAACTCCATAATAACGGCGGCGCTTCTTTCTCTTGTCCTTGGGGACTCTGGAAAAATCAGGAACCGGATAAACGAAAACATGGCCAGGCGACGGCAGCGGCACCCCCTTTCCCTGCGAAGCGCCGGGTCCATATTCAAGAACCCTTCGAGCGCCCCGGCCGGCAGAATCATTGAAGAAGCGGGCCTCAAAGGAGCGCGGGTCGGTGATGCGGTGGTTTCTGAACTACACGGAAATTTTATCGTCAATGACGGGAAGGCAACCGCCGGTGATGTTCTGACCCTCATCGACAGGCTGCGCGACCGGGTGAAGGAACTGACGGGTCTGGAGCTTGAACGGGAAGTGATCGTGATCGGAGAAGAACCATGA
- a CDS encoding FtsQ-type POTRA domain-containing protein translates to MKKRSVRSSIVIRKNRLKRRSGKILREVVLTVSIVIATGLVGLGMVYSYNVILCSDYFTLKDTTVRGTDRLSEGEVLQLSGITGTTNILTVDMNRMVTGIKTNPWVRDVRMGRELPNRLVIEIEERRPVALISHEQHIYLLDEEGTIFKNLDNGDRVDLPVMTGFSESGVLDEQLLRGAMDLLDYLSRQAGYPSMENISEIRGDHLYGYSLYTVDHRFFVLGFGDYDKKFSRLRTILFDLTAKHLSLSPLLVDLTDPGRVIVRHGGAAGRERGDGRKRTDI, encoded by the coding sequence ATGAAGAAAAGGTCTGTACGCTCCTCGATTGTAATCAGGAAGAACCGGCTCAAGCGACGTTCCGGGAAAATTCTCCGGGAAGTGGTTCTCACGGTAAGCATTGTCATCGCGACGGGTCTGGTGGGCCTGGGGATGGTCTACAGCTACAATGTGATACTCTGCTCCGACTATTTCACCTTGAAGGACACCACCGTCAGGGGAACTGACCGGCTATCCGAGGGCGAAGTCCTGCAGCTGTCCGGCATCACGGGTACCACCAATATACTCACCGTCGATATGAACCGGATGGTGACGGGCATCAAGACAAACCCCTGGGTCAGGGACGTCCGTATGGGAAGGGAACTGCCGAACCGCCTTGTCATCGAGATAGAGGAACGCAGACCGGTGGCTCTCATCAGCCACGAACAGCACATATACCTTCTCGATGAAGAGGGGACCATCTTCAAGAATTTGGATAACGGGGACCGGGTCGATCTTCCGGTCATGACGGGCTTCAGTGAGAGCGGGGTTCTCGACGAACAATTGCTCCGGGGGGCCATGGATCTGCTTGATTACCTGTCGAGACAGGCGGGCTATCCATCAATGGAAAATATTTCGGAGATCAGGGGTGATCATCTGTACGGGTATTCGCTGTACACCGTTGACCACCGGTTTTTCGTGCTGGGCTTTGGAGACTATGACAAAAAATTCAGCAGACTTCGAACGATTCTTTTTGATCTGACGGCGAAACATCTGTCCCTCTCACCGCTGCTCGTCGACCTGACCGACCCGGGACGGGTGATTGTCCGGCATGGGGGCGCCGCGGGCAGGGAACGCGGTGACGGCAGAAAACGAACGGATATCTGA
- the ftsA gene encoding cell division protein FtsA, whose translation MSRRGNIIVGLDVGTTKTCAVVGEVTDTGIDIIGIGTHPSTGLRKGVVVNIDNTVEAIRRAVEEAELMSGYEIKSVFTGIAGSHIKGLNSHGIVAVRGGEVDETDVKRAIDAAMAIAIPLDRKVIHTLPQYYIVDDQDGVKEPIGMAGVRLESKVHVVIGSVTSIQNIIKSVNRVGLDVNDIVLEPLASSEAVLGQDERDLGAALIDIGGGTTDVAVFAGGSIKHTAVIPLGGIYVTNDIAVGLRTPALEAEKIKIKYGCAYTNLIPQDETIEVPSVGGRSPRKISRQVLGDIVQPRVEEILHFANREIVRSGQDDLLGAGIVLTGGTSMMEGVLELGESVFDMPVRIGCPVGVGGISDIVKSPLYATGVGLVVHGARDKSPVRFKKGDINIVRKITARMKRWFNDFF comes from the coding sequence ATGTCTAGACGGGGGAACATCATCGTCGGTCTCGACGTGGGAACGACGAAGACCTGTGCTGTCGTGGGCGAAGTGACCGACACGGGAATCGATATCATTGGGATCGGCACCCATCCCTCGACAGGACTGCGCAAGGGTGTGGTTGTCAATATCGATAACACCGTTGAAGCAATCAGGCGTGCCGTGGAAGAAGCGGAACTCATGTCGGGCTATGAAATCAAATCAGTTTTCACCGGTATTGCCGGGAGCCACATCAAGGGTCTCAACAGCCACGGCATCGTTGCCGTCAGGGGTGGAGAAGTGGACGAAACGGACGTCAAGCGCGCCATCGACGCTGCCATGGCCATCGCGATTCCCCTTGACAGGAAGGTGATTCACACCCTGCCCCAGTACTACATCGTCGATGACCAGGACGGAGTCAAGGAACCCATCGGTATGGCGGGAGTCCGCCTGGAGTCGAAGGTTCACGTGGTCATCGGTTCGGTAACGTCGATTCAGAATATCATAAAGTCCGTCAACCGTGTGGGGCTGGATGTCAACGACATCGTTCTCGAGCCCCTGGCGTCGAGTGAGGCGGTTCTCGGTCAAGACGAGCGGGACCTCGGCGCCGCCCTCATCGATATAGGGGGAGGAACCACGGATGTGGCCGTCTTTGCGGGCGGCAGCATCAAGCACACGGCAGTGATTCCCCTGGGAGGCATCTACGTGACCAATGATATTGCCGTCGGGTTGAGAACACCCGCTCTGGAAGCCGAAAAGATAAAAATCAAATACGGGTGCGCCTACACAAACCTGATTCCTCAGGATGAGACAATCGAGGTTCCCAGCGTGGGAGGCCGGAGCCCACGAAAAATATCACGACAGGTCCTGGGTGACATCGTACAGCCCCGTGTGGAAGAAATTCTTCACTTTGCCAACCGGGAGATTGTCAGGTCCGGACAGGATGACCTGCTGGGAGCGGGAATCGTTCTGACCGGGGGTACGTCAATGATGGAGGGCGTTCTTGAACTGGGAGAGAGCGTGTTCGACATGCCTGTACGGATCGGCTGCCCCGTCGGCGTCGGCGGCATTTCGGACATTGTGAAAAGTCCGCTCTACGCCACCGGGGTGGGCCTGGTGGTGCATGGGGCACGGGACAAGTCGCCCGTGCGGTTTAAAAAAGGCGATATCAATATAGTGCGGAAGATAACGGCGCGGATGAAACGATGGTTTAATGATTTCTTTTAA
- the ftsZ gene encoding cell division protein FtsZ: MFELVQGGKKNGAKIKVVGIGGGGGNAVNMMISYKLNGVDFIAANTDSQALEVSRAPVKVQLGSDVTRGLGAGSDPDVGRRAAMESKDRIRDLIDGADMVFITAGLGGGTGTGGAPVVAEVARELDVLTVAVVTKPFLFEGRRRELNAEEGLTELREVVDSLIVIPNQRLLSISGRNMSLQEAFKKADDILYHGVKGISDLVMVPGLINLDFADVKTIMSDMGLALMGTGMASGEGRAVEAAQRAISSPLLEDNSIQGARGVLLNITGNADMTLFEVNEASTLVQSEAHEEANIIFGTVIDENMGDELRVTVIATGFENGTIQRRKETPTVTTFSGIRKDKEDLSTPTFMRNRAGGEKSPVVIKMGMISDDENYDYDTPAFMRKTEN, from the coding sequence ATGTTTGAACTAGTCCAAGGCGGAAAGAAAAACGGTGCGAAGATCAAGGTGGTGGGAATCGGCGGCGGCGGGGGAAACGCCGTCAACATGATGATTTCCTACAAACTCAACGGTGTTGATTTCATCGCGGCAAACACGGACTCCCAAGCGCTCGAGGTGTCGCGGGCCCCGGTCAAGGTGCAGCTTGGTTCAGACGTAACCCGGGGACTGGGCGCGGGATCCGATCCCGATGTGGGAAGGCGTGCGGCCATGGAATCAAAGGACCGCATCAGAGATTTAATCGACGGTGCCGACATGGTGTTCATTACGGCCGGCCTGGGCGGCGGAACAGGAACGGGAGGGGCTCCCGTCGTTGCCGAAGTCGCCCGGGAACTGGACGTGCTTACCGTTGCCGTGGTGACGAAACCATTCCTCTTTGAAGGAAGGCGCCGGGAACTGAATGCCGAGGAAGGCCTCACTGAACTGAGGGAAGTCGTGGACAGCCTGATCGTTATTCCGAATCAGCGTCTACTCAGCATCAGCGGCCGTAACATGTCGCTCCAGGAAGCCTTTAAGAAAGCCGATGACATTCTCTATCACGGTGTCAAGGGAATATCCGATCTCGTCATGGTTCCCGGCCTGATTAACCTGGACTTCGCCGACGTGAAGACCATCATGTCCGATATGGGACTGGCCCTCATGGGAACGGGCATGGCCAGCGGTGAGGGCCGGGCCGTCGAGGCGGCTCAACGTGCCATCTCGTCACCGCTTCTGGAGGATAATTCCATTCAGGGTGCCCGGGGTGTTCTCCTCAACATAACGGGTAACGCGGATATGACGCTCTTCGAAGTGAATGAGGCTTCAACGCTGGTCCAGTCCGAAGCCCACGAGGAAGCCAATATCATTTTCGGAACCGTCATAGACGAAAACATGGGCGATGAATTGAGGGTGACCGTTATCGCCACCGGTTTTGAGAATGGTACGATTCAGCGACGGAAGGAAACACCGACTGTCACAACCTTCAGCGGCATCAGGAAAGATAAGGAGGACCTGTCCACGCCCACCTTCATGAGGAACAGGGCGGGCGGGGAAAAGTCGCCGGTTGTCATCAAGATGGGCATGATAAGCGATGACGAAAATTATGATTATGATACACCGGCATTCATGAGAAAAACAGAAAACTGA
- a CDS encoding 2-oxoacid:acceptor oxidoreductase family protein — MMATMAPRLPGDPCNIIITGVGGQGNVMAARVLAGMLANRGYMITIGETFGASQRGGSVMSHIRASVQGTWSPRMPKGSAHIVVALEPVEALRVLSDYGHPGVIVLANTRPVYPIDVITGELGYPSPSEIEAALLRLSAELWMIDATDRAVSLGNAVLANIIMVGALTALNILPVSADDFRIVIERIVTEERLGADLEAFSAGMGSVGASCCAPGL, encoded by the coding sequence ATGATGGCCACGATGGCTCCCCGACTCCCCGGCGACCCCTGCAACATCATCATCACCGGCGTAGGCGGCCAGGGAAACGTGATGGCTGCCCGCGTTCTGGCGGGCATGCTCGCCAACAGGGGTTATATGATTACCATCGGCGAAACTTTCGGCGCGTCCCAGCGGGGCGGCTCGGTGATGAGCCACATCCGGGCCTCGGTGCAGGGCACCTGGAGTCCCCGGATGCCGAAAGGATCCGCCCACATCGTTGTGGCCCTTGAACCCGTTGAGGCACTCCGCGTTCTCTCGGACTACGGCCACCCCGGCGTTATCGTTCTTGCCAATACGCGTCCTGTCTACCCCATAGACGTCATTACGGGAGAACTCGGTTATCCCTCGCCTTCGGAAATCGAGGCCGCGCTTCTCAGGCTGTCGGCAGAACTCTGGATGATCGACGCCACAGACCGGGCCGTCAGCCTGGGAAACGCCGTTCTCGCGAACATCATCATGGTGGGAGCTTTGACCGCCCTGAACATTCTTCCCGTCAGCGCCGATGATTTCAGGATCGTCATAGAACGGATTGTCACGGAAGAGCGACTCGGAGCCGATCTCGAGGCCTTTTCCGCCGGAATGGGCTCCGTCGGAGCATCCTGTTGTGCCCCGGGCCTGTGA
- a CDS encoding thiamine pyrophosphate-dependent enzyme produces MSKLIEMREGELHLLMGNEALARGALEAGMQVAAAYPGTPSSEILKNLAGVASELNLYVEWSTNEKVALEVAAAASFASLRSLCIMKQNGVNVASDFLLHLAGSGIRGGMVLVCCDDPGALSSVNEGESRHFARMIELPLLEPGDFQESKDLMAWAFELSEQLGTLVMLRSVTRLSHASGMVRAGRLPPGGGRHADFRHDGPVLDPREGPMISLPVEYKHDLQQERVCRARDLFEHSSFNTYEGPENPELLVISSSVCSLYSREAIHMLNLAGRAGLLKLATTWPLPPDLLGRHLSAAGKILVVEEVLPFLEENVKVLAAERAADTDIGKFYGKSDGRLPMTGELSPDIVAAALRDILDIHDAGTNRKYEEKDPDTILPLIPRRGLSFCPGCPHRASYWSIRTALKLDGRRGFVCGDIGCYTLDVFPGGANTLKTLHSMGSGTGVASGFGQLSSFGLDRPVLAVCGDSTFFHAAMPAVVNAIHHRARITMVILDNSGTAMTGFQPHPGLPVNAMGQETPAVDIQKVCEAMGARVEVRDPFDLASTQETLNALMENNDGLNILILRQSCSLSPEKRGSKTYNVRVDETLCIGEDCGCNRLCTRLFRCPALLWDRERGKARIDEVLCVGCGVCASICPRSAILKEVPA; encoded by the coding sequence ATGTCGAAGCTGATTGAAATGCGGGAAGGGGAACTCCATCTTCTCATGGGAAACGAGGCCCTTGCCCGGGGCGCTCTGGAAGCGGGTATGCAGGTGGCAGCCGCCTACCCTGGTACGCCGTCATCGGAAATCCTGAAAAATCTCGCCGGCGTAGCTTCTGAACTCAACTTGTATGTGGAGTGGTCCACCAACGAAAAGGTCGCACTCGAGGTGGCCGCGGCGGCTTCTTTCGCCAGCCTGCGATCGTTGTGTATCATGAAGCAGAACGGTGTCAACGTGGCTTCCGACTTTCTGCTCCACTTGGCCGGTTCGGGCATTCGAGGCGGCATGGTACTCGTCTGCTGCGATGATCCGGGAGCCCTGTCAAGCGTGAACGAAGGCGAATCCCGTCATTTTGCCCGGATGATCGAACTCCCCCTGCTGGAACCCGGCGATTTTCAGGAATCCAAGGATCTGATGGCCTGGGCCTTTGAATTGTCGGAACAACTCGGGACGCTGGTCATGTTGCGTAGTGTAACCCGCCTTTCCCATGCCAGCGGTATGGTGCGGGCGGGACGGTTGCCCCCCGGCGGCGGGCGGCACGCCGATTTCCGTCATGACGGCCCTGTCCTGGACCCCCGTGAAGGCCCCATGATCAGTCTCCCCGTTGAGTACAAACACGACCTTCAACAGGAACGGGTCTGCCGTGCCCGTGATCTGTTTGAGCACTCTTCTTTCAATACCTATGAGGGACCGGAAAACCCGGAGCTTCTGGTTATCTCGAGCAGCGTCTGCTCCCTCTACAGCCGGGAGGCAATTCACATGCTCAACCTCGCCGGCAGGGCAGGACTTCTGAAGCTCGCCACCACCTGGCCTCTGCCGCCGGACCTGCTGGGCAGGCACCTCTCCGCCGCCGGAAAAATCCTGGTGGTAGAAGAAGTACTTCCTTTCCTGGAGGAAAACGTCAAGGTACTGGCAGCCGAACGGGCGGCGGATACAGATATCGGGAAGTTTTACGGAAAGAGTGATGGAAGGCTTCCCATGACGGGTGAGCTCTCACCGGACATCGTTGCGGCGGCCTTGCGCGATATTCTCGATATCCACGATGCAGGAACGAACCGGAAGTATGAGGAGAAGGATCCGGACACAATCCTGCCCCTGATCCCCCGACGGGGTCTTTCCTTCTGTCCCGGCTGTCCCCACCGGGCTTCCTACTGGAGCATCCGTACGGCCCTGAAACTCGATGGCCGTCGGGGATTCGTCTGCGGAGACATCGGCTGTTACACGCTGGACGTTTTCCCGGGCGGCGCCAACACCCTCAAAACCCTCCATTCCATGGGATCCGGAACGGGCGTGGCAAGCGGGTTCGGTCAATTGTCGTCCTTCGGCCTCGACAGACCTGTCCTGGCAGTCTGCGGTGATTCAACCTTCTTCCACGCCGCCATGCCGGCCGTGGTAAACGCCATTCATCACCGGGCGAGGATCACCATGGTGATCCTCGATAACAGCGGAACGGCCATGACGGGGTTCCAGCCTCATCCGGGTCTGCCCGTCAATGCCATGGGACAGGAAACACCCGCAGTGGATATCCAGAAGGTCTGCGAAGCCATGGGTGCCCGGGTCGAGGTGCGCGACCCCTTTGACCTGGCCTCCACACAGGAAACCCTGAACGCCCTCATGGAGAACAATGACGGACTTAACATCCTGATCCTCCGGCAGTCCTGCAGTCTGTCTCCGGAGAAAAGGGGATCAAAGACGTATAACGTCCGGGTGGATGAGACTCTCTGCATCGGCGAGGATTGCGGCTGCAACCGCCTCTGTACCCGCCTCTTCCGGTGTCCCGCACTGCTCTGGGACAGGGAACGTGGAAAAGCTCGCATCGACGAGGTTCTCTGTGTGGGATGCGGTGTATGCGCCTCCATCTGCCCTCGATCCGCCATTCTGAAGGAGGTACCTGCATGA
- a CDS encoding Coenzyme F420 hydrogenase/dehydrogenase, beta subunit C-terminal domain — translation MEYRIKGQKELDEQVRDRGLCTGCGACVNLCPYRVFYRDRTITLNPCDIPSGRCYAFCPRTPVDLDEMRRRFFEQAEFTPEIGPVKDFCIARATDEATRESSQHGGVVSALMTLALEEGLIDTAIVSEGREGFLKKGVALSEPDEILKRGKSTFIVSPVIAEFNRVAQGDAGAIGVAATPCQAFALSRMRLKPDLPSGDNPIDKLRIVIGLFCGFTLSQASLVELLKESSADPETVTGMEIPSGRDVLEVYTNSGLLRFPLAVVQSFIREGCHFCIDTTAEYADLSVGSARFSERWEENRSWNQVIVRTARGMDLLTMAREKGILEFRHASPENLETLKRAAAEKKRQSLKNLAEKSGNPRDLIYLDADDAVLAALTRGDTHVEAD, via the coding sequence ATGGAATATCGGATCAAGGGACAGAAGGAACTGGATGAACAGGTCCGTGACAGGGGGCTCTGCACGGGATGTGGCGCCTGCGTGAACCTCTGTCCTTACCGGGTATTTTACCGTGATCGGACCATCACGCTAAACCCCTGCGACATACCCTCGGGACGATGTTACGCCTTCTGCCCCCGGACTCCGGTGGATCTCGATGAGATGCGCCGCCGCTTCTTCGAGCAGGCGGAGTTCACGCCGGAAATCGGTCCGGTGAAGGATTTCTGCATCGCCCGGGCGACGGACGAGGCAACCAGGGAATCGTCTCAGCACGGGGGTGTTGTTTCAGCCCTCATGACCCTTGCTCTCGAGGAAGGATTGATCGACACCGCCATCGTCTCTGAAGGACGGGAAGGTTTCCTGAAGAAAGGGGTGGCTCTCTCCGAGCCGGATGAAATCCTGAAGCGGGGCAAAAGCACCTTTATCGTGTCACCCGTCATAGCCGAATTCAACCGCGTCGCCCAGGGCGATGCCGGAGCAATCGGTGTGGCGGCCACACCCTGTCAGGCCTTTGCCCTGTCCCGGATGCGCCTCAAGCCCGACCTGCCTTCCGGTGACAATCCCATCGACAAGCTCAGGATCGTGATCGGCCTCTTCTGCGGTTTCACCCTGTCACAGGCCAGCCTGGTCGAGCTGCTGAAGGAGTCGTCGGCCGATCCTGAAACCGTTACGGGAATGGAGATTCCCTCCGGCCGGGACGTCCTCGAAGTTTACACGAACAGTGGCCTGCTCCGGTTTCCCCTGGCCGTGGTTCAATCTTTCATCCGCGAAGGGTGCCACTTCTGTATCGACACGACGGCGGAGTACGCCGACCTGTCCGTCGGCTCGGCCCGTTTTTCGGAAAGGTGGGAAGAAAACCGCTCCTGGAACCAGGTAATCGTCAGAACCGCGCGTGGAATGGACCTGCTCACCATGGCGCGGGAAAAGGGTATCCTCGAGTTTCGCCACGCCTCTCCGGAGAACCTGGAAACATTGAAGCGGGCGGCAGCTGAAAAAAAGCGGCAATCCCTGAAGAACCTGGCAGAAAAGAGCGGCAATCCCCGTGACCTGATTTACCTGGATGCCGATGATGCCGTCCTGGCGGCACTGACGCGAGGAGACACCCATGTCGAAGCTGATTGA
- a CDS encoding DUF2889 domain-containing protein, producing the protein MTFKEAPPSPVHRRSIEVETFEHGATSLLVVGRLRDNRFNETRSFGGTVFPPGIVHDMIIRLIVRRSDMTIESIDVEMPRTPRDECLEAQNSLDLFRGTRIERGFTDRVRASAGKGRGCTHLASLFLAMGSAAVQGAWSAMAERPLRLKDTGEAACALLEDTCLVWRSGGPAMKQLLERIDQDKALDDERPVRK; encoded by the coding sequence ATGACCTTCAAAGAAGCCCCTCCTTCACCTGTGCACAGGCGAAGCATCGAAGTCGAAACCTTCGAGCACGGCGCCACTTCCCTTCTCGTGGTGGGGCGTCTCCGGGACAATCGCTTTAATGAAACGCGTTCCTTCGGCGGAACGGTTTTTCCGCCGGGCATCGTTCATGACATGATCATCAGGCTTATAGTGCGACGGTCGGACATGACCATCGAATCGATCGACGTTGAAATGCCCCGCACGCCCAGGGACGAGTGCCTGGAAGCACAGAATTCCCTTGACCTGTTCAGGGGCACGAGAATCGAACGGGGATTCACCGACCGGGTCAGGGCGTCAGCCGGAAAAGGCAGAGGATGCACTCACTTGGCATCCCTCTTTCTGGCCATGGGATCGGCGGCCGTTCAGGGAGCATGGTCCGCCATGGCAGAACGGCCGTTGCGATTAAAAGACACCGGGGAAGCAGCGTGCGCGTTACTGGAGGACACCTGTCTCGTCTGGCGCTCGGGCGGTCCGGCCATGAAACAGCTCCTGGAGCGGATAGATCAGGACAAAGCCCTGGATGACGAACGTCCTGTCCGAAAATGA
- a CDS encoding acyl-CoA thioesterase, whose amino-acid sequence MAKNDFVFHHRRRIEYADLDGQAIVFFGNYLKYFDTAITEYLRSLGFDYGTILLETGHDVHVVKASVEFKEPVRFDEIIDIHVRAARLGRSSLTFALEIYCGAEEVPRVTGDVVWVTMDQKTRRPAPVPEALVVRLAEMEGSGLDRG is encoded by the coding sequence ATGGCAAAAAATGATTTCGTCTTTCATCACCGGCGCCGCATAGAATACGCGGACCTCGACGGACAGGCAATCGTGTTTTTTGGAAATTACCTGAAGTACTTCGACACGGCGATTACGGAATACCTGCGTTCCCTGGGTTTCGACTACGGAACAATCCTGCTTGAAACCGGACATGACGTACACGTCGTCAAGGCTTCGGTGGAGTTCAAAGAGCCCGTCCGTTTCGATGAGATCATCGATATTCATGTCCGTGCCGCCCGATTGGGGAGATCATCCCTCACCTTTGCCCTTGAAATCTATTGTGGGGCGGAAGAGGTGCCCCGGGTGACAGGGGACGTGGTGTGGGTCACCATGGATCAGAAAACCCGGCGCCCCGCACCCGTCCCCGAAGCGCTGGTCGTCCGCCTGGCTGAAATGGAAGGATCCGGGTTGGACCGCGGGTAG